From Oceanipulchritudo coccoides, the proteins below share one genomic window:
- a CDS encoding cation:proton antiporter, with protein MGWMQSVFGQIDLHALAAAGHGEAGWIDDFGIVLAAAGVAVAIFYRLRLPVIFGYILAGVLIGPNLFKSPLVQDAAAIQQISELGVIFLLFFIGMEFDLKRLQRVLGPAFVALLLQTVFMLYLAQMLASFLGWNPTSTVFFGSLLAISSSMVTVRVLRTSNRLQDASAQFTVGILILEDVLAVILLVILTGVALTQSFDWDAAWLVTFLMGIFVVMVFVIGRALVPRFLLAVSGDDSDPEVITLVSVGLVMGVSMLALKLNFSPALGAFIAGTLLSQTQVARKVEHINRSLHDVFSAVFFVSVGLQMDPILLLENLPWIALISVLVILGKVSACWLGLCLSGQSGKTSFDAAVPKAQIGEFSFIIAGLGSSLGVMDPQLTGIAFGVALVTILLTPLGTASSGGVYKVFLRLIPESVQTFFDTYQKFMEGLSHGMGRSIILKLVRRPVIQITTYFFVINGIFISASFGSRYFFELSMNWPIEWAWKFIYWVVVALLVSPFLIAVIRNLNAMAFILSDALFNGRSSRPIYQNRIRQMMSAAILGLFLFFVGLVFLIVAAPYLPNTAVAGVAFLIVTAVVVILRSRLILVNSQMEVLFIESFKAEVESKEEQRREEILSMIKNQAPWPVEIVDLTLPQHAAWAGKRIKDLALRPTYGVNVLALGRGYSVVYDPAPEAAVFSGDRLVLTGSRDNLERVRVEMQAQVKPEDRPAPGPSQFRLQQVYVAPNTELDGETLAGARVRQRFGVTVIGIQREDERITNPPPDFLLDAGDVLMIAGLPDKIEAFAESCCEKPLPEAD; from the coding sequence ATGGGGTGGATGCAGTCAGTCTTTGGTCAGATCGATCTTCATGCTTTGGCGGCAGCCGGGCATGGAGAAGCTGGATGGATTGATGATTTCGGGATCGTCCTTGCTGCCGCCGGGGTGGCTGTGGCTATTTTTTACCGCTTACGGCTTCCTGTCATTTTCGGGTATATTCTGGCCGGAGTGCTGATCGGCCCGAACCTTTTCAAGTCTCCCTTGGTTCAGGATGCCGCCGCCATCCAGCAAATCAGTGAGCTGGGCGTGATTTTTCTGCTCTTCTTCATTGGAATGGAGTTTGATTTGAAGCGCTTGCAACGCGTTCTGGGCCCGGCCTTTGTGGCGCTTCTGTTGCAGACCGTCTTCATGCTTTATCTGGCCCAGATGCTGGCCTCGTTCCTTGGATGGAATCCTACCAGCACGGTCTTCTTTGGCAGTTTGCTGGCGATCAGCTCGTCCATGGTCACGGTACGCGTTCTCAGGACCTCCAACCGCTTGCAGGATGCCAGTGCCCAGTTTACTGTCGGGATCCTGATTCTTGAGGATGTCCTGGCGGTCATCCTCCTCGTCATCCTGACTGGTGTGGCCCTGACACAGTCATTTGACTGGGATGCTGCCTGGCTGGTGACATTCCTGATGGGGATTTTTGTCGTGATGGTCTTCGTCATCGGGCGCGCCCTTGTACCACGATTCCTGTTGGCCGTTTCGGGGGATGATTCCGACCCGGAAGTGATCACGCTGGTCAGTGTCGGCTTGGTCATGGGTGTCAGTATGCTCGCCTTGAAACTGAATTTCTCACCCGCTCTGGGAGCTTTCATTGCCGGGACTTTGCTGTCACAGACTCAGGTGGCCCGCAAGGTCGAGCATATCAACCGGAGTCTTCACGATGTCTTTTCCGCCGTTTTCTTTGTCTCAGTGGGACTGCAGATGGATCCAATCCTTCTGTTGGAAAACCTTCCGTGGATCGCCCTTATCTCCGTTTTGGTCATCCTCGGGAAAGTTTCTGCCTGTTGGCTTGGACTCTGCCTGTCCGGGCAGAGTGGGAAGACCTCCTTTGATGCGGCTGTCCCGAAGGCGCAGATCGGGGAATTCAGTTTTATTATCGCGGGCCTTGGGAGCAGCCTTGGTGTCATGGATCCACAACTGACAGGCATCGCCTTCGGGGTTGCCTTGGTGACCATTCTCCTGACGCCCCTCGGGACCGCCTCCTCGGGCGGTGTCTACAAGGTCTTTCTGCGATTGATCCCGGAAAGTGTGCAAACATTCTTCGATACCTACCAGAAATTCATGGAAGGCCTGAGTCATGGTATGGGCCGCAGCATCATTTTAAAACTGGTCCGCCGTCCGGTCATCCAGATCACGACGTACTTTTTTGTCATCAACGGTATTTTTATATCCGCCTCCTTCGGCTCAAGGTACTTCTTTGAGCTCTCCATGAACTGGCCGATTGAATGGGCCTGGAAGTTCATTTACTGGGTTGTCGTGGCGCTCCTTGTGTCGCCATTCCTGATTGCGGTTATCCGCAATCTCAACGCAATGGCTTTTATCCTGTCCGATGCGCTTTTCAACGGGCGGTCGAGCCGTCCAATTTACCAGAACCGTATCCGGCAAATGATGAGTGCGGCCATCCTCGGCCTGTTCCTGTTTTTTGTGGGTTTGGTCTTCCTGATTGTCGCGGCGCCTTACTTGCCGAACACAGCTGTTGCCGGGGTTGCCTTCCTGATTGTCACGGCAGTCGTGGTCATTCTGCGGAGTCGGCTTATCCTTGTGAATTCACAAATGGAGGTTCTCTTCATCGAGTCATTCAAGGCTGAGGTGGAGAGCAAGGAAGAGCAACGCCGCGAGGAAATCCTGAGTATGATCAAAAACCAGGCGCCGTGGCCGGTCGAAATTGTCGACCTGACCTTGCCGCAGCATGCAGCCTGGGCTGGCAAGCGGATCAAGGATCTTGCCCTGAGACCGACTTACGGGGTGAATGTGCTCGCTCTCGGGCGTGGCTACTCGGTTGTTTATGATCCGGCTCCGGAGGCCGCTGTTTTTTCCGGGGATCGCCTTGTCCTGACAGGGTCGCGTGACAACCTTGAACGGGTTCGCGTGGAGATGCAGGCCCAAGTCAAGCCGGAGGACCGGCCCGCACCCGGACCATCGCAGTTTCGCCTGCAGCAGGTCTATGTGGCTCCGAATACCGAGCTGGACGGAGAGACCCTTGCCGGGGCCCGAGTACGGCAACGCTTCGGCGTCACGGTGATTGGAATTCAGCGGGAAGACGAACGCATCACTAATCCGCCACCGGACTTTCTCCTGGACGCGGGTGATGTTCTCATGATTGCCGGGCTACCCGATAAGATCGAAGCGTTTGCCGAGAGTTGCTGTGAAAAACCATTGCCAGAAGCGGACTGA
- a CDS encoding GOLPH3/VPS74 family protein, with the protein MVPLTLAEQLLLLALDDETGKLLPLPDRALDYALAGAVLADLTRVGRVSVSRDNIEISDTTPVESKPEDFGLLDLIQADVSNLRGALTHLAGDAHGLRMRLTEQLVEKGVLREENKEFLWVFHLSRYPLADPTSENAVKQRLRNRIRMKDIPMNEKDHVLISLVHVCQLEFLLFSEDERKTYADRIQDISKHDRIGHAVMECLEEIQKAILEIRTYSGM; encoded by the coding sequence ATGGTACCATTAACCTTAGCAGAACAGTTATTACTACTCGCACTCGATGATGAAACGGGAAAGCTGCTCCCGCTTCCTGACCGGGCGTTGGATTACGCTCTTGCAGGCGCAGTACTCGCTGACTTGACACGTGTCGGCCGGGTCAGCGTCTCCCGCGACAATATTGAGATTTCCGATACGACTCCCGTGGAATCCAAACCGGAAGATTTCGGTTTGCTCGACTTGATCCAGGCGGACGTATCCAACCTTCGGGGCGCTCTGACCCATCTTGCAGGGGATGCCCACGGATTGCGAATGCGGCTGACAGAGCAATTGGTAGAAAAAGGCGTGCTCCGCGAAGAAAACAAGGAGTTCCTCTGGGTCTTCCATTTGAGCCGTTATCCGTTGGCTGATCCAACGTCTGAAAACGCGGTCAAGCAACGCCTTCGGAATCGTATCCGGATGAAGGACATTCCGATGAATGAGAAGGATCATGTCCTCATATCTCTTGTTCATGTCTGCCAGCTCGAGTTTCTTCTCTTTTCCGAGGATGAGCGGAAGACGTATGCTGACCGGATTCAGGACATCTCAAAGCATGACCGGATCGGACACGCCGTGATGGAATGCCTCGAGGAAATCCAGAAAGCCATTCTTGAGATCCGGACCTACTCGGGAATGTAG
- a CDS encoding phospholipase D family protein, protein MLLCSAGVLTLLVISGCFLPPDIVQSYEPGPGPSVLRDESLSGNKPIESGFLSRAAASPTHEAILLERGDDALLARIHLIRAARKSIDIQTFIYVFDDTGLWVFKELLEAARRGVKVRLLIDQFVSPKIDAAEYAAIVTAHSNFEVRLFRPLANKAINSPWIVTQNTFSRFTTLNRRMHNKVFLVDGTAAIVGGRNYQNAYYDRDPELCFRDRDILVSGPVTGEIQSYFKDFWDDPESIEASRMDDLKSAILSGNASMPDYLANPVSQIFEELDKLADLTELSSARPVLKSWFIRNIRFFSDGPGQVKRTSHHWSQSPFAPLMELLHETQSELLIETPYPILGKRSARLAKDIKKKNPNVRIRVSTNSLGSADHAAVSGIAFKQRRMQIQELKLEIHIARPVPADIYEMVPRYNLLLEQPETYSGPNWEKDSDVIHLDLEGPRFCVHAKSLVVDRRVAFIGSHNFDPRSFNLNTECGLLIEDEAFSVHLASLIERSMHPRNSWVLAKRRLPLGVKEVNTLISGISSKLPVFDVWPLENVAAYKLREGCRPLSPYHPDFHENHVSAGIFPGIDLELTGVKVQLIKAFGGITTPLM, encoded by the coding sequence ATGCTCCTGTGTTCAGCAGGAGTACTCACTTTACTCGTTATTAGCGGGTGCTTTCTCCCTCCCGATATCGTACAAAGCTACGAACCGGGTCCGGGTCCATCAGTCTTGCGTGATGAGAGCCTCTCGGGCAATAAGCCGATCGAATCAGGTTTCCTCTCCCGTGCGGCAGCTTCCCCCACCCACGAGGCGATCCTCCTTGAACGCGGAGATGACGCTCTTCTTGCGAGGATACACCTGATCCGTGCGGCAAGAAAATCCATCGATATCCAGACCTTCATCTATGTCTTTGATGACACGGGTCTCTGGGTGTTCAAGGAGCTTCTTGAAGCGGCCCGTAGAGGGGTCAAAGTCCGCCTGTTGATTGACCAGTTTGTCTCACCCAAAATAGATGCAGCCGAGTATGCCGCCATTGTTACGGCACACAGCAATTTTGAGGTAAGACTTTTTCGACCCCTTGCAAACAAGGCCATCAACTCTCCATGGATAGTCACCCAGAACACCTTCTCCCGGTTCACGACATTGAATCGACGAATGCACAACAAGGTCTTTCTCGTTGATGGAACCGCTGCCATTGTCGGTGGGCGCAATTACCAGAATGCCTACTACGATCGGGATCCTGAGCTGTGCTTTCGCGATCGGGATATTCTGGTTTCCGGACCGGTCACAGGAGAGATTCAATCCTATTTCAAAGATTTCTGGGATGATCCGGAATCAATTGAAGCGAGCCGGATGGATGACTTGAAATCTGCGATCCTGTCCGGGAACGCATCAATGCCTGATTATTTAGCGAATCCCGTTTCTCAGATTTTCGAAGAACTGGATAAACTGGCTGACCTAACAGAACTGTCTTCAGCAAGGCCCGTACTGAAGAGCTGGTTTATCCGAAATATCAGGTTTTTTTCGGATGGTCCCGGACAAGTCAAAAGGACAAGCCACCACTGGAGCCAAAGTCCGTTTGCCCCGCTCATGGAACTCCTTCATGAAACACAGTCAGAATTACTGATAGAGACCCCCTACCCCATTCTAGGAAAACGAAGTGCCCGTCTGGCCAAGGATATCAAGAAGAAAAACCCCAACGTGCGCATACGGGTTTCCACCAATAGCCTGGGATCCGCAGACCATGCGGCGGTCAGTGGCATCGCCTTTAAGCAACGCCGAATGCAAATCCAGGAACTCAAACTTGAAATACATATTGCCCGCCCTGTGCCAGCGGACATTTATGAGATGGTTCCTCGCTATAACTTGCTCCTTGAACAGCCTGAGACCTACTCCGGCCCGAATTGGGAAAAGGATTCCGATGTGATCCATCTGGATCTTGAAGGTCCACGCTTTTGCGTCCATGCAAAGAGCCTCGTTGTCGACAGGAGGGTGGCCTTCATTGGCTCCCACAATTTTGATCCGCGATCCTTCAACCTCAACACCGAATGCGGCTTGCTCATCGAGGATGAGGCCTTCTCCGTGCATCTTGCCTCCCTGATCGAGCGTTCCATGCACCCGCGCAACAGTTGGGTACTTGCCAAACGCAGGCTTCCCTTGGGCGTGAAGGAGGTCAATACGCTCATTTCCGGCATCTCCTCAAAACTGCCTGTTTTCGATGTCTGGCCACTGGAAAATGTCGCAGCATACAAATTAAGGGAAGGTTGCCGGCCACTTTCCCCTTACCATCCCGACTTTCACGAGAACCACGTCAGCGCAGGCATATTCCCCGGCATCGACCTCGAACTGACCGGAGTCAAAGTTCAATTGATCAAGGCCTTTGGTGGGATTACAACTCCACTGATGTAG
- a CDS encoding DUF6868 family protein, translating into MMTLEIIRDALGWCTLINFAVLLAWGLGFLLAHDWIFRIHSKLFKLSVGQFDAIHYAGMALFKLFLLTFNLVPYLALRIVG; encoded by the coding sequence ATGATGACACTAGAAATTATCCGGGACGCACTGGGTTGGTGCACTTTGATCAACTTTGCCGTTCTGCTGGCATGGGGACTCGGTTTCCTTCTGGCACACGACTGGATTTTCCGCATTCATTCAAAGCTGTTCAAGCTCTCGGTCGGCCAGTTTGATGCGATACATTATGCGGGAATGGCGTTATTCAAACTGTTTCTGCTAACATTCAATCTCGTCCCCTACCTCGCCCTGCGCATAGTGGGTTAA
- a CDS encoding Gfo/Idh/MocA family protein, whose translation MMKQLRWGILGTGAIAEAFAFGLEASETGKLVAVGSRTMESAQKFAKPRGVDACHGSYEDLLADKSVEIVYIANPHPFHAEWAIKAALAGKHVLCEKPLAMTTGQGSTMIEAARANHVYLSEAFMYRFHPQIAKLVELIRDEVIGEIRMIQAHFGFNVGDGFNPQNRLFNKELGGGSIMDVGCYAVSAVRLVAGAAIGKPFDNPASIVGSGHVGETGVDEWAAAILQFHSGITAQVSAASRVGLGDLLEVQGSRGKISLPNPFAYNRTRSDTGKIVVKTHDSEIIYEIPASSTSFTLEADGVARAITSSRQEPDPPAMTWADSMGNLAVLEEWRRQVGVAYKEDEQ comes from the coding sequence ATGATGAAACAACTCCGATGGGGAATCCTTGGCACCGGGGCAATTGCAGAAGCCTTTGCCTTTGGATTGGAAGCATCCGAAACAGGCAAGCTGGTCGCTGTCGGTTCACGCACCATGGAAAGTGCGCAGAAATTTGCCAAACCACGCGGAGTGGATGCCTGCCATGGAAGCTATGAGGACCTGCTGGCGGACAAATCCGTCGAGATAGTCTACATTGCCAACCCACATCCCTTTCATGCTGAATGGGCAATCAAGGCGGCACTAGCGGGCAAGCATGTCCTGTGTGAAAAGCCACTTGCCATGACAACAGGACAAGGAAGTACAATGATCGAAGCCGCCCGGGCAAACCATGTCTATCTCTCAGAGGCATTCATGTACCGGTTCCATCCACAAATCGCCAAACTGGTTGAATTAATCCGGGATGAAGTCATCGGCGAAATTCGCATGATCCAGGCACATTTTGGGTTTAACGTGGGAGACGGATTCAATCCTCAAAACCGGCTGTTCAACAAGGAGCTCGGAGGGGGCAGCATTATGGATGTTGGTTGCTACGCCGTTTCCGCAGTCCGCCTGGTTGCCGGGGCAGCTATCGGGAAACCGTTTGATAACCCTGCAAGCATTGTTGGTTCCGGACATGTCGGGGAGACCGGTGTCGACGAATGGGCAGCCGCCATTCTCCAGTTCCACTCGGGTATCACGGCACAGGTCTCGGCAGCAAGCCGGGTTGGATTGGGCGATTTGCTGGAAGTCCAGGGTTCCCGCGGAAAAATTTCCCTGCCAAATCCCTTTGCATACAATCGAACCCGTTCCGACACTGGTAAGATTGTCGTGAAAACTCACGACAGTGAAATCATTTACGAGATTCCCGCTTCCTCAACCAGCTTCACCCTTGAAGCAGACGGAGTCGCTAGAGCCATCACATCATCAAGGCAAGAACCAGACCCGCCCGCCATGACGTGGGCCGACTCGATGGGCAATCTGGCTGTCCTCGAAGAGTGGCGCCGCCAAGTCGGAGTGGCTTACAAGGAAGACGAACAATAA
- a CDS encoding ABC transporter permease has product MQSLLDDFLFGIRLIRRRPYVAAVAIFCLSAGIGLSTAMFSLTYSIIGRGLPFEDQERIIHVMRRDITQQSSPTTPIYLDDFRYLREHQTSFENLTAIAPDGITVGLAGHPRFRSAAYVTPNFFEVLPTQAAMGRLFSPEDGMPSAESVLILSDRVWRDQFAAAPDIIGKACVCEGQPYTIVGVLPPEYDYPFGGTEVWMPLIPETLVAQTGWINTVTLIGRLNEDRSLEDARSEADVLFLQIDEMKGETDQAHVVPNLRPMNELFIGKEVKILMWTMFGATFLVLLIACSNVSSLLQARLVARTNELAIRSALGANRKRIISQVLGETFVWALIGTCIGLVCSFFALRFLWNFVSQQVFSPPSFMEFRMDPVSVLVAVGLMIVAVFFAGFFPALRASRPNIGVLLNDSTRTGSSLRLSRFSSLSTITQLAMSLALLVAAGRLIVAIIEAGTIEYPFDGKNLLVGSLSVDSQTYPEDEDQVKFWEELHRNLKTIPGASSVSIGFNMPAVFGMTDPIRIEGESYASEDDYPFVRFNVVTPGYFETLGVSLLQGRDFEEADKRGNEPVAIVNTVMAEKFWPDESPLGKIFYVQGSSILDEANRAHRVIGVAPDLKMDGLFNEEDDGAGFYRSQGQSLWGDQKIFVRSEMEPGSLIPQIQRAINTLDPNIALTQAKTFENHVHDTFFYFRFFIGLFSTFGAMALVLCSAGIYGIIQFSVNQRVTEIGIRMAIGAKPSDIKWMIIRKGMVNAVIGLFVGTILSFFLTKGLMIAFQGLEVEYLSLGAAIFILLMVALVANSIPARRAARLDAMSALRTQ; this is encoded by the coding sequence ATGCAATCACTTCTTGACGATTTTCTCTTTGGTATCCGCTTAATCCGGCGTCGACCCTACGTGGCAGCCGTGGCCATTTTCTGCCTATCAGCCGGGATCGGGCTGAGCACGGCGATGTTCAGCCTGACCTATTCGATCATTGGGCGCGGCCTCCCGTTTGAAGATCAGGAACGGATCATCCATGTGATGAGACGGGACATCACGCAGCAATCTTCCCCTACCACACCGATTTACCTCGATGACTTCCGGTATCTAAGAGAACACCAGACCAGTTTTGAAAACCTCACTGCCATCGCCCCGGACGGCATAACTGTGGGCTTGGCCGGACACCCCCGTTTTCGCAGCGCCGCCTATGTCACACCTAACTTTTTTGAAGTGCTGCCAACGCAGGCTGCCATGGGCCGCCTTTTTTCCCCAGAGGACGGAATGCCCTCAGCTGAGTCCGTCCTTATCTTGAGTGACCGGGTCTGGCGGGACCAGTTTGCCGCCGCGCCAGATATCATTGGCAAGGCGTGCGTTTGCGAAGGCCAGCCCTACACAATTGTCGGGGTCCTTCCGCCGGAATATGATTATCCGTTTGGAGGCACGGAAGTCTGGATGCCTCTCATTCCCGAAACCCTGGTTGCCCAGACTGGATGGATCAATACCGTGACGCTGATCGGGCGCTTGAATGAAGATCGTTCACTCGAGGATGCCCGGTCGGAGGCGGATGTGCTCTTTCTCCAAATTGACGAAATGAAGGGAGAGACAGACCAGGCTCATGTTGTCCCGAATTTGCGCCCGATGAACGAGTTATTTATAGGGAAGGAAGTGAAGATCCTGATGTGGACGATGTTCGGTGCGACTTTTCTTGTCCTTTTGATCGCCTGTTCGAATGTTTCCAGTCTTCTCCAGGCAAGGCTTGTGGCGCGGACCAATGAACTGGCGATCCGCAGCGCACTTGGAGCGAACCGCAAGCGGATCATTTCACAAGTTCTCGGGGAGACCTTCGTCTGGGCCTTGATAGGCACGTGTATCGGTCTTGTTTGTTCGTTCTTTGCCCTCCGGTTTCTCTGGAACTTTGTTTCCCAACAGGTTTTTTCCCCGCCATCCTTCATGGAGTTCCGCATGGACCCGGTTTCCGTACTTGTCGCTGTCGGGCTCATGATAGTCGCTGTTTTCTTTGCTGGTTTCTTTCCGGCCCTGCGGGCTTCACGACCGAACATTGGGGTGCTGCTTAATGACAGTACCCGCACCGGATCCAGTCTACGCCTGAGCCGCTTCAGTTCATTGAGCACGATCACACAACTGGCCATGTCGCTGGCCCTCCTGGTGGCGGCCGGTCGCCTGATTGTGGCCATCATTGAAGCGGGTACCATCGAGTATCCGTTTGATGGCAAGAACCTGCTTGTCGGAAGCCTTTCAGTCGACAGCCAGACGTATCCCGAGGACGAAGACCAGGTGAAGTTCTGGGAAGAATTGCACCGGAACCTAAAAACGATTCCGGGGGCCAGCAGCGTCAGTATCGGCTTCAACATGCCTGCTGTTTTTGGGATGACCGATCCGATTCGCATTGAAGGGGAATCCTATGCCAGTGAGGACGATTACCCATTTGTCCGTTTTAATGTAGTGACTCCTGGATACTTTGAGACACTCGGTGTATCCCTGCTTCAAGGACGGGATTTCGAAGAAGCTGACAAGCGTGGCAATGAACCCGTCGCCATCGTCAATACGGTCATGGCGGAGAAATTCTGGCCGGATGAAAGCCCGCTTGGAAAGATCTTCTATGTGCAGGGAAGTTCAATTCTGGATGAAGCAAACCGGGCGCATCGCGTCATCGGGGTTGCCCCGGATCTGAAGATGGATGGACTTTTCAACGAAGAGGATGACGGCGCGGGCTTCTACCGGTCGCAAGGTCAGTCCCTCTGGGGCGACCAAAAGATCTTTGTCCGCAGTGAGATGGAACCCGGCTCCTTGATTCCTCAAATCCAGCGTGCCATCAACACGCTTGACCCGAATATCGCGCTGACTCAGGCCAAGACCTTTGAGAACCATGTCCATGACACTTTCTTCTATTTTCGATTTTTCATCGGGCTGTTTTCCACCTTTGGCGCGATGGCACTGGTCCTGTGTTCCGCAGGCATTTACGGGATCATCCAGTTCTCCGTGAACCAGCGTGTGACCGAAATTGGAATCCGCATGGCCATTGGGGCAAAACCATCCGACATCAAGTGGATGATTATCCGAAAGGGCATGGTCAATGCCGTCATCGGGTTGTTTGTCGGGACAATTCTCTCGTTTTTCCTGACAAAGGGGCTTATGATTGCCTTCCAGGGACTCGAAGTCGAGTACCTCAGCCTCGGGGCGGCGATTTTCATCCTTCTGATGGTTGCCCTTGTGGCCAACAGCATTCCCGCCCGCCGGGCAGCGCGCCTTGATGCCATGTCAGCACTCAGGACTCAGTGA
- the mtnA gene encoding S-methyl-5-thioribose-1-phosphate isomerase, producing the protein MKVNGKPTRTIWIHSECPEIVQIIDQRWLPHQYIVEDIGTVESMAIAIRDMHVRGAGLIGAAAGYGMYLAALEAKAATDFDSHLDSCYALLESTRPTAVNLAWALDRQLQAISKGREADEKIRIAMNTACAIADEDADFCRRIGQHGLSIIREISTAKNGDTVNILTHCNAGWLAFVDYGSATAPIYAAHDAGIMVHVYVDETRPRNQGAALTAWELGQHGVPHTLIVDNAGGHLMQHGMIDLVITGTDRTTVTGDVANKIGTYLKALAAKDNTIPFYVALPSSTFDWKMKNGLSEIPIEQRNPEEITHVEGLCDGKIKSVRISPTGSPAANYAFDVTPARLVTGLITERGICRADRESILQLFPEGRHKT; encoded by the coding sequence ATGAAAGTAAACGGCAAACCAACACGAACAATCTGGATTCATTCGGAATGTCCGGAAATCGTTCAGATAATCGATCAGCGTTGGCTGCCCCACCAGTATATCGTGGAAGACATCGGCACAGTTGAATCGATGGCTATCGCCATCCGTGATATGCATGTTCGGGGAGCCGGGTTGATTGGAGCGGCCGCCGGTTACGGAATGTACCTTGCCGCCCTGGAGGCCAAAGCCGCCACAGACTTTGATTCGCATCTGGATTCCTGTTATGCCTTGCTCGAGTCAACCCGCCCGACGGCAGTCAACCTCGCATGGGCACTCGACCGGCAATTACAGGCAATTTCCAAGGGTCGAGAAGCAGATGAAAAGATCCGGATTGCGATGAATACCGCTTGCGCCATCGCCGACGAGGATGCGGACTTCTGCCGGCGCATTGGCCAACATGGATTATCAATCATTCGTGAAATCAGCACCGCCAAGAACGGGGATACGGTCAACATCCTCACTCACTGCAATGCGGGATGGCTGGCCTTTGTCGATTATGGTTCCGCAACCGCTCCAATCTATGCAGCGCATGATGCGGGGATTATGGTACATGTCTACGTCGATGAAACGCGCCCGCGCAATCAAGGGGCCGCCCTCACCGCATGGGAGCTTGGTCAGCACGGTGTCCCGCACACGCTCATTGTAGATAACGCCGGGGGCCACCTCATGCAGCATGGTATGATTGATTTAGTCATTACAGGAACCGACAGGACAACCGTCACAGGCGATGTCGCCAACAAAATCGGCACCTATCTCAAGGCACTCGCCGCAAAGGATAACACTATCCCGTTTTATGTCGCCCTGCCCTCTTCCACTTTCGATTGGAAAATGAAGAACGGCCTATCTGAAATTCCTATCGAGCAAAGAAATCCCGAGGAGATTACCCACGTGGAGGGATTGTGTGATGGCAAAATCAAATCTGTCCGCATTTCCCCCACTGGTTCACCTGCCGCCAACTACGCATTTGATGTCACTCCTGCCCGGTTGGTGACCGGCTTGATCACCGAACGTGGAATCTGCCGGGCTGATCGTGAGTCGATCCTCCAACTGTTCCCTGAGGGCAGGCACAAAACTTAA
- a CDS encoding PH domain-containing protein, protein MSSENIIRRATFNPKVCTYWILSFTIVLTVIVVGIPFLLLWIPLSLYFTKRYLDRMECILTERDLKVNKGLFVRVEKTIPLEKITDMGMVQGPLMRYFGIHRLSVETAGQSLEGSLVSLTGIVDVEDFREAVLNQRDRIRDKPGPSVSPPEQSVQGDSGLLRDISATLVRIEKLLEKQD, encoded by the coding sequence ATGAGTTCTGAAAATATTATTCGTAGGGCTACTTTCAATCCCAAGGTCTGCACTTATTGGATTTTGAGTTTCACAATTGTTCTGACCGTGATTGTTGTCGGGATTCCATTTCTCCTTCTCTGGATACCCCTCAGTTTATACTTCACAAAGCGGTATCTTGACCGGATGGAGTGCATCCTGACAGAGCGCGATCTCAAGGTGAACAAGGGCCTCTTTGTTCGCGTCGAGAAGACCATTCCTTTGGAAAAAATCACTGACATGGGGATGGTTCAAGGGCCTCTCATGCGGTATTTTGGTATTCACCGGCTGAGTGTCGAAACTGCCGGGCAATCATTGGAGGGTTCATTGGTTTCACTAACTGGGATTGTTGATGTCGAGGACTTCCGGGAGGCAGTCCTGAATCAGCGTGACCGGATTCGCGATAAGCCAGGGCCATCCGTCTCCCCTCCTGAGCAGTCCGTACAGGGTGATTCAGGGCTTCTCCGGGATATCAGTGCGACACTGGTCCGGATTGAAAAACTGCTCGAAAAGCAGGATTGA